Genomic window (Vitis riparia cultivar Riparia Gloire de Montpellier isolate 1030 chromosome 4, EGFV_Vit.rip_1.0, whole genome shotgun sequence):
AAACCCCCGTTCAATAACAAAATTCGGTATCCCTTAGGTACCCATTGCGGCTTCAGTTTCGATATATGAAGCCGTATGCTTGTACAAAGGAACCAGGGTGATTGCATCAAAGGGAAAGGAAGTCACAAACTGGAAGATACATCAGATTTTTCTTTACTGTTCATGTGGGATAGTAGCAGGCTTAGTGGGTGGATTGCTTGGGCTTGGAGGCGGCTTCATCTTGGGACCCCTTTTTCTTGAATTGGGAATTCCACCCCAGGTAGACTACATTCCTCAACCTCTCTTAAGCGCCTTTAAGTCAGATATATCATGCAGGTCTATAACAACGTTAAACCAATTGTTTGACAAAGTTGTACCCTTTTTGCAGGTTGCGAGTGCAACATCAACCTTTTCAATGGCATTCTCCTCCTCCATGTCAGTTGTACAATACCACCTTCTAAGGCGCTTCCCAGTCCCATATGGTAGGTGGCAATAACAGAAACATATATAACTCCTCATAGTGACTTCAATTGTTACCAAACTTtgatatcaaaaacaaaaatgaagtaTTATTCTCATGTTTCAATACTTTTGTTGCAGCTTCTTATTTTGTCCTAGTTGCTACAATAGCCGCCCTTGTTGGTCAGCACGTGGTCAGAAAAGTAATAAAACTTGTAGGCAGGGCTTCAATAATCATCTTCATTTTGGCTCTCACAATCTTTATCAGTGCTATCAGTTTAGGTATATTTCcctcttttatctttttccaaTTTCGCTTTTCagatttgtgtgtgtgtgtgttgagGGTGTGGTGctcaatttccatggtgaattgCAGGCGGAGTGGGCATAATGACTATGGTTGAGAAGCTGGCGAACAATGAGTACATGGGGTTCGATGATCTCTGCTATCAGTCTTAGATTTTCATGGAATTTTTCAGCAGATAAAATACAAATACCTGCGCTACATTTCCTCTTGTCTCCCTTCtgttccatttattttttttcctctcattttcatgaaaattatgCCTTGATTACGTTAAATTGATGCCAATTTCACTCTACTAATTGTATCTACGAAGGCCCTAGACCCATCATGTTTTTGCCTTTTCATTCAATGTTCATTCTACATAGAATTTTAGCCTATGAATTGTGTAAGAAATGAGTATGTGCAATAATAAGATGAGATGTGAATGCTGTACATTTGTTTCATGTCCACACAattaccaacaaaaaaaaatgctcaAGGATATTACTTACCATTTTTACATGCAAATCTATTCATTTTTCTCCCTTTTAAAGTTATTTCTTATAAGtaaacaaagataaaaaatcatCTCATCAGAGCATACAGAAATTTTGCTTCCATTTAGTACAGAACATTGGGTTATTAAAAAGGAAGCCCCTAGATTTGGTTCCAAAACTGACCGACCTCCCAATATTGCAACATGGCATTACTATGCCAAATCCATAATTGAACACAAACACTACTCTCATGCAACATTCCCAGTTAATTTTCACGGTACATCATTTCATCTTCTCCATGATCTCTCCAGTTTTTCCTCCCAAACCTTCCAGCTCCGCCTGTCCTCCATATTCTCATGGGCTCACATGGGTTCACATGGGTATCAGGCATGGCTGCCTTGCTCAGCATCTTCGGCTGTCTAGGTTTTATTTCAGTACTGGCGCTGTTGGCTTTTTGGATACATGCCATTCGGAAAAAAATAGCGATCTCTCAACGTCGACATGGGGGCCGAAGAGTGGATCCGGATAAAAtacaggaagaagaagaagagggaagaGGGAAGAGGAGGTGAATGTTCTGAATCAATTCACCAAAGAGTAGTGTGCTGCCGGCGCGACTGCCCCTTATATAAAGTATGAGGCGATGGTAGGACGAGAGAGCGGTTGCGGTATCTGTCGCAAGAGCTTCAAGGAGGGGGAGCCCTGCCGGGTGATGCACGAGTGTGGGCACAAGTTCCACTACCTTTGTGTTGATCCTTTGGTGATCAAGCCAACTGCATGCCCCATCTGTCGCATGTCGCACTTGCCCTTTGTCGCATGTCGCACTTGCCCTTTGTCTATCAGATGTGTGCCtgaattatatattttgaagcACTTAGAATTAGTGGGCCTGGAAAATTATCCTCACTGATCGGGTTGGGCTTGAGTTTAAAAAGACAGTGTAGTGTTGAGAAGGGGACACGTCACCACCCTCAACGCTACATTGTCTTTTTAGAattcggttttttttttcttaattcggTCCGAACTTAATCTAAACtccatttaataattttataatatttataatacatattatcttatataataatagttattttatttttctatttttaagaaaaaaactatcaaattatattatatcatatatttttcattttttttagaaaaatatataaatttatgttcttaaaattttttcatatttattatttacattttcaaataaatacattaatttaaatatatatatatatatatatatatatatatatatatatatatatatattataaatggattttaaattatataatccaACCAACTTgagtttaatttgaataatctgaacttaaaaaaataagattgagtTGGGTTTAAATTGAGCATCTCAAGTTAAAAGTTAGGTTGGGTTGAACTCCATTAATTGTTTCTTAGTTTGGGTTATATTCAAGTTAGTCAACAACCCGATTAATCCATCTACCAACTTctacataatttatatatacttgcaaagaaaaaataatgtgaatactcttataattaaaacatgtgctaaaataattttgaattctaatAAGAAATGTTAAAGACATTTATCTAAACTCTCTccaactcattttttaaaatagtgaaataattaaaagacTCTCTTATAGTACCCCATCTGAAAccctaattttatttctttttcttttcttttctttctttctttcaattttttccttcattttcttttctttatatttgagttCAAAGATAACTTCTACGGATGATCTCTACACATATGAGTTATCTTTACAATCCTAATTAGAAAGTTCTTGATTCAAGCCCCCCTTTCCCTTTCCCATGTCAGATAGGAGGGCAGTAACATATTTGGTAATGAGTTGGGCTTGTGTGCTCAGGCCCAAAGCTAAGGGGGTCCATCTAGGCCCGCTATTGGTCGAAGGCCTGTAAAGTCATTCAAGTATCTGGGCCAAGCCTGAGTCTCGAATGTCCGAGCCCATGTTTTTACCTGCATACTCATCCCATGAACAATCGGATATTCAATTTAACAACAGTACGAAGAATGTACTGCGCGGTCCAGCTATAAAAGGCTCTTAAAAAGGCCACTATGTTGCagtaaaagtaaaattaaagtTTGTCCAATTTTCAAGCGCTCCACGTGAAACCAAAAAATGCCATAAAGTTAGGAAAGGATGGCCCTACAATTTTATCATGCTATCCTCGTTTGCCCTTTTTGGATCGGGTCAGGTTTTTAAACCGTCGCCAAACCGCCAACGGATCATTTTCCACACGAAGACCATATAGGCGGCCAAAAAGGCCAAAACACGGACAAAGTCGGAAAGGAGGTTCTCTTGTAATTATGGAGACATTCTTTGGGCAAATACTAAACTTCGTTTTCCCGCCTAGACCTGTGCaggaaagagaagagaaaaataaataatattttggaGCATCGCACTGTATATGTTTCGCCTCCACTCTCCCTTGTTTCCAGAACTGTCCATCTTCTCTTGTCGGTTGTGATCTGTTGCTCTGTAACCTCCAACACCGCAGCTCTCAAGTGAGTTCTTCCCCGATTCCGACATTTCACTGGTTTGTTCccatttgttttggtttttccaTTTCCACTTTTTCCAGACGGCGTTTCTCGCTGGATGCTGATGGATTTTGAATTCCTAGTCCTCTGTTTGTTTCTCGGACAACGAGAGAGAGAAAGGGTTACTCGTCTGTTTCCCTCATTTTCTTGAGGAGCAGACCGAGCTCTGGGTTGTGGGCATTACTCGGATGTTTTGGAAAACCCTAggggttttttcttttagaagGAGTTTCGTTTTTTGGTTCATTGTGTTGTTCTGATAAGATTTAGTGTAATGCGTTTAAAGAGTCATTTACTTCTGCAGGATTGTTAGGGTTAGAAAATGGTACCTGGTAACGAAGTAAAGGATGACGCCTCTGCGGATTCTCCGACTTCAGTCCTGGAGGATGAGGTTTGATtccactttctttctttccgTTTATATTTATGTTCGTTTTCTGCAGCAAACTTTAACATTTTCCTCTCCTCTTTATTCATTCTTTCGAAGAATGATGTGTACAATGTAGGGCTAATGCTTTGCCTGTTGTTTGTGACGACTGACGAGACACATATGcttacattttttcttttctactatTTTGTTTTCGGCACCTTGGGTTTCCAGGTTGCTATTTTTGGTTCCCATCGAATCGGAGGGAAGAAGTATTGATAACCAAGAAGCCATTGGAAACAGAAATGAAAACCTTGTTATTCTGTTCAGCTTCATccccaactttttttttttttcctttttcatatgTTGTCTTAGGAATCGAATTTACTATAAGGTTTTAATACTGGTGCTGATTCTACAACTATCATTGTTATTGCTTTGGCACGTTGCTGCTTGTCTTTACCCTGATGGTTCAAATTTAAGGTGATAGCTGTGGTGGCTATTGTTATTGACACATTTCTGTTAGATGTCGGTTTTCCCTCTCTTATGCATGTCAATGTAGAAAGAACGACAATGACAAAAACACCATTTCCCCTAAATGATAAACTATATTTTCACAAGctctttctcatatttaatggcaaatttatttcttttgttgtttttaatattatattatattacacCTTATTGGTAATCTGATTTGAGGTTATTAGTTGACATTCTTAGGCAGAAAAATCTACATAGCCTggtattatttattgatttatcatttttcattcaatgttttcagaaaTTTTGGTCTGTTGCTTTTATACTTCTAATCACTGTTTATCCAAGTCAATTCTCAATCAGTATTAGATATTTTCTGCATATTCAACACTATTAagcttttctatttttaatttttttgttatttaatctAAAATGAAGGGTATTTGTGAGGAGAAAATTAAAGTTAAGATGGAGGATGACATACTTCTTCCCCTCGATGCAAAAAATGGAGATTCTTCTCTTATATCAGGAACCATGgcaaaggaagaagagatgctGATGAAAGAACGGGTGAAGGAAGAGGATGCAGAAGAAGTAGTGACTCAGGAGGCCCCCCACTTGAATGACAGCCAGTTCACTAAATTGGATGAGCTTCTAACACAGACCCAGCTGTACTCAGAGTTTTTGCTGGAAAAAATGGATTCCATCACATTTGTATCCTCCTGCTTACACTTTTTGAtgaatctttttctttcttgcataaattttaattagtatTGATCAAGTTGTTGTATGAATTCTGTCACCAGAATCGTGTGGAGGAGAAAGAGAGTGAAATTGTTGAAGTAAAAAAGAGGGGTCGTGGTTCAAAAAGAAAAGCAGAATATAATAATGTAAGGTTTCCATTCTTCTCTTATTTGTgtgatttcttttgttttattaactctgttatattttttatgagcCAAGAATCTTAGTACTCTTTGTGACATCTGTTCTTTGTCACATTTGTGGAATTAAGTGTTGAACATTGCTCTGGCAATCCTGACTCTTGAGGTCTTCTAGAGTCCTGCTCACCTATCTTTTTCTTGTTCTAGTGTCTTTGTCTTATATCTTGAGTCTGAAATTTAATTGGTCTTAGGATGTTTGATCTTTTCATTGAATAGTAAAAAATCACCTGCTTTATTTCTAGCTATTCATTGGGTGTTGTACATTTTGTCTTTAGGAGTTATGTGTCAAATCCTTGAAACCAAATATTCCTTGAGGTTCTTTCTTAATATTTCTATGATGCTTTGGTTGTTTTAGGATCTTATGTTGAGCATGcagtttatttatttgctttgtttacctataaaaaaaatgcagttTATTTGTACCTGAacccttcatttttcttttgtcctTTTTGCTAGCTTATGTAATTCATTACAGCTTCAGGTTTGAACTCATTTCCTTCATGCATTTGCACCTTTTCCCTGCACTATTTTAAGACAATGCTATGATACTTTTTTCAGAGGAAGGCCAAGAGAGCAGTTGCAGCCATGCTTACAAGATCTAAAGAAGGTGCTACTCCTGAAGATGTGAACCTCACCGAGGAGGAGAGAGCTGAGAAAGAGCAGGCTGGACTTGTACCCTTGTTGACAGGTGGAAAATTGAAGTCTTATCAGATCAAAGGTGTGAAGTGGCTGATCTCACTATGGCAAAATGGACTGAATGGGATCCTTGCAGATCAAATGGGGCTTGGAAAGACAATTCAAACTATTGGCTTCCTTGCACATTTAAAAGGAAAGGGGTTAGATGGCCCCTATTTGGTCATTGCTCCTCTTTCTACTCTCTCAAACTGGGCAAATGAAATAGCAAGGTGACTtgaatcttgattttttttcaaaggactAGCCTGAAGGAAGTTTCTTTTATAgcttattttaaatttggtttttcttttggaaaGGTTTGTGCCCTCAATAAATGCAATCATCTACCATGGCAATAGGAAAGAAAGAGATCAAATACGAATGAAGTATATGCCAAGAACAATTGGCCCCAAATTTCCTATAATTCTGACTTCTTATGAGGTTGCATTAAATGATGCTAGAAAGTATCTAAGGCATTACAATTGGAAATATCTTGTGGTTGATGAGGTAAATCCCAAACTAGTTAGTCATTAAATGTTCCttcttttttacttataaaagaaaaggcggtccatatattttcctttcttttcactttAAATTAAGCATGAATTGTCAGGATGAACGCTATTGcctttatttaattatcttagCTAGATATTTCCTCTTGAAGGGGCACAGATTGAAGAACAGTAAATGCAAATTACTGAAGGAACTGAAGTTGTTACCCGTAGAAAATAAGCTTCTGCTCACTGGGACTCCTCTGCAGAACAACCTGGCAGAGCTGTGGTCTTTGTTAAACTTCATATTGCCTGATATTTTCTCATCCCACGAAGAATTCGAGTCCTGGTAAGAGCATTCTTTGCCTACTGCCCTTGATGAGTTGCCCCAGTGGCAAAAGATTTAGTAGGGGCTGGGGAGTTTCCAGGTTCAATCCCATGAACCCAAATAATAGTTACCTATAAAAAAGGAGATGTTCTTGATGATTGGATACCTTCTGTTTTTTCATAATCCAAATATCAGATTATTTTATCTGCAGAGTTTGATCGTTTCTTGACTTCAATTTGAGGGTTCTATGTAATCATCTACtgattaaaaattcaattgaagGCTTCCTATTAGTTTAAGTTTAAATGctttcaatataattttataaaaccaaACAAGCTTGAATAGCTCTGTTGTAGCATTGACGAACAGAAGAATGGAATTCTGATGGTGGTATGAATGGAAGCTTATAAATCTATAAGTTCTATTTTCCCTCTTGGTaaacctttttaattaattttcttgtcCTTGTCATGTTCTTGAACCATGCTGAAATCCTATGAGCTGTTCTCTGATTTGATGATCTGTGCAAAACATACTAGGACACAATGCACTTTACTACTATGATCAACAGATCTCTATCTATACTTTACAAGGTTCTGAAATTTAAAGTGTGAAATTCTTAAATTGGATGGATGATGTATTAAGAAGATTAAGGTAAATTTTAGGAACAAAAGTAAATTTGTGATCATTAAGTAGGATGGTGAGTGTTTACTGCCTTGATTTGATGTTTAATCTGTTTATAACATGATTTCAGGTTTGATCTGTCAGGCAAGTGCAATAATGAAGCAGTGGTGGAAGAATTGGAAGAGAGGAAAAGGGCTCAAGTATGCAATCATCCTGAGCATATTTTTACTcgtgaaatattttatatcgtATATGTAATGCCGGGGTTCTGTTCATGTGCAGGTGGTGTCAAAACTTCATGCTATATTGCGTCCCTTTCTCCTTCGGAGAATGAAGTCAGATGTTGAGCAGATGCTTCCCAGAAAAAAAGAGATTATTTTGTATGCCACCATGACtgagcatcaaaagaatttcaagGATCATTTGGTTAATAAGACATTggagaattatttaaaagagAAAGCAAGCACTGGTAATGGCATCATTGTTACTTGTGAATAACTGCATTTTCTAGATAATGGGTCGCTGGTGAACAGAAGAAAATAATTGGGAACTTGTTTCTAAActtgttcttttcttatatGTTTCCAGCAATCCCTGGCATATTCTTGTCATGGTGCTGTAGCTTGAGTGTGAAATTATTGGCACTTTCAAAAATCATTCTCcatgaaaaagtaatttttttcaaggaTTTCAGGAAATGGATTAAAGGAAAATCAGGCATTAATTGGGTAGTATGTGAGAATGGGCCCTACAAACAGCAGCATGAATATTTAGATTGAGGTCATAGGTCATGTGACTGGATTCAGGTTGGAGTATGATCCAGACTTGGAGAAAAAgggtttttcttaatatttggCCCTCACATTAGAGGGTATTGGCCCTGATATTGATTATGTATTTAATAGACCTGTAGATCTGGGCTGGATTGGCGTCTCCATTGAGCATTTGGTGTTAGCTTGGAATATTCATGAATCTAACTCATTTCATGAACATGGTAGCATACTGCTATCCATTGTTTCTGATGGCTGACTCATTCATTTCTGATGCAGCATTCATTCTACACTATACAATCTTAGTGCTAAGTTTCAGTTGTAAAAATGCAGGGCGTGGTGTGAAAGGAAAGCTTAACAATTTGATGGTCCAACTTCGGAAGAACTGTAACCATCCTGACCTCTTAGAGTCTGCCTTTGATGGTTCATGTATGTAACTTACAATTTATTCCATGGTTTTAAAGTAAATTCTTGCTCTACCATATCAGTTTTAAGCCATTTTTTTCTTGCTTGTCTTTCTTTACAGATCTCTATCCTCCTGTAGAACAGATAGTTGAACAGTGTGGCAAATTCCGCTTGCTGGACAGATTGTTGGCAAGGTTATTTGCCCGCAAGCATAAAGTAAGCTTTACAATCTTTTAGTTTGTATCTGTTCCGACTTGTTATTGATCTGCTTACTCATCTTGTCATACATTTCCAATCAGGTTCTGATCTTCTCTCAGTGGACTAAGATTTTGGATATAATGGAATACTATTTTAGCGAGAAAGGACTTGAAGTTTGTAGAATTGATGGTAGTGTGAGGCTGGATGAAAGAAAAAGACAGGTAGGTGATACCTCTACAAAATTCCTGAACTTTTGATATTTCAAGaaacatttaaattttcaatttttatttttcaatttcaaccaGAATCAGTTGGGTGGCAGAACCTATGCTCCTAATTTGTGAGTTCAGCTAGGCTTATGAGGAAAGGAAGCCGTTTGTCTTTCCTAGACCCTTGGTAGCTTTTGGTTTTCTGCATTCAACTTAGGTCTACTATATTGTCAAATCTAAGGCTATGGTTTTCATTACAGTCAGCTTCTATTATCTCAATCTATGTTCTTTTTGAGACATCTCCTTTATGCAGCAAGGAACCCAATTCATTCCAACAATTGCCATCTGTTCCTGATGTATTCATCTTTATCCAGATGATCATATGTGgtgatatattttatgtttgtatTGATTTCGTTTTATGTGTGAGGTGAGCATTTACTGAAGAATAACCATATAACAGTGGTGAACATGCAGAGGTTAATGTAATTAATGCATCAATTTCAGTTGGTGCCATTTAGGAACTGATGATAA
Coding sequences:
- the LOC117912804 gene encoding ATP-dependent DNA helicase DDM1 is translated as MVPGNEVKDDASADSPTSVLEDEGICEEKIKVKMEDDILLPLDAKNGDSSLISGTMAKEEEMLMKERVKEEDAEEVVTQEAPHLNDSQFTKLDELLTQTQLYSEFLLEKMDSITFNRVEEKESEIVEVKKRGRGSKRKAEYNNRKAKRAVAAMLTRSKEGATPEDVNLTEEERAEKEQAGLVPLLTGGKLKSYQIKGVKWLISLWQNGLNGILADQMGLGKTIQTIGFLAHLKGKGLDGPYLVIAPLSTLSNWANEIARFVPSINAIIYHGNRKERDQIRMKYMPRTIGPKFPIILTSYEVALNDARKYLRHYNWKYLVVDEGHRLKNSKCKLLKELKLLPVENKLLLTGTPLQNNLAELWSLLNFILPDIFSSHEEFESWFDLSGKCNNEAVVEELEERKRAQVVSKLHAILRPFLLRRMKSDVEQMLPRKKEIILYATMTEHQKNFKDHLVNKTLENYLKEKASTGRGVKGKLNNLMVQLRKNCNHPDLLESAFDGSYLYPPVEQIVEQCGKFRLLDRLLARLFARKHKVLIFSQWTKILDIMEYYFSEKGLEVCRIDGSVRLDERKRQIEEFNDMNSNCRVFLLSTRAGGLGINLTAADTCILYDSDWNPQMDLQAMDRCHRIGQTKPVHVYRLATAQSIEGRMLKRAFSKLKLEHVVIGKGQFQQERIKPNMDVLEEEDLLQLLQDQEDSEDKLIQTDISEEDLDRILDRSDLIGDTSNDDGRSNSAADAFPLKGPGWEVMTPTASGGMLSTLNS